DNA sequence from the Paenibacillus azoreducens genome:
TCCGTCAGCGCTGACGTCGGTTCATCCATGATGATAACCTTGGCGTCCGTGAGCAGCGCCTTGGCGATCTCAATCATCTGCTGCTGCCCGACCGAGCACTGCCCTGCTTCGATGTTCAGCGGAATGTCGACGGAAAGCTTTTTGAACTGCTCTTTTGCGAGCGCCTTCATTTCCTTCGACTTCAGAAGCCCCCATGATGAAGACATCTCCTTGCCGATGAACAGGTTCTCCGCCACCGTCATGTCCGGCCAAATATTGAGCTCCTGGTGGATAAAAGCGATGCCTTGACGTTCCGCCTCTTTCGGATTTACGAAATAGGTCTCCTTGCCATCGATGAGGATGGTTCCTTCATCCCTTGGATGCAGGCCGGTGAGGATGTTCATCAAGGTGGACTTGCCGGCGCCGTTTTCCCCCATCAAGGCGTGAACCTCGCCTTCGCGCAGGTCGAAATCAACGCCGGATAATACCTGGTTGCTGCCGAAGGCTTTGTGGATTCCTTGCATTTGAATTTGCATAACGGGTCCTCCTTAAAGTTTTGCGGAGCAAAGCTCCATTGATTGTTCTTCGCAGCAAAACTTGCTTCGTAAGCTGACGCTTAGTTTTGCGGAGCAAAGCTCCTTTGATCGTTCTTCGCAGCAAAACTGGCTTCGTAAGCTGACGCCTAGTTTTGTGGAGCAAAGCTCCTATATAAGTTGAACCAATGATTATGAACGGATGGGGGCAGCCGGATGAAATGTTCTTTCGATCGCTGTTGCTCCCAGATTTCTTTGATTTGAACCTATCTATGGTAGAAATCCGCTCACAAAGGCGAACGCTCCCGCTTCTCCAGAATCATTTCCTCCTCTTGCCTATCCCTTTTCATTTTCTTTAGTTCAACTTATATTGATTGTTCTTCGCAGCAAAACTTGCTTCGTAAGCTGACGCTTTTCAACCAAAATAGACGCCTGCCTGTAGAATGATATTTGCAAACGGTTTAGCCTCGCCTGTGCGGATCACGGCTTTGGCCTTGCGTGTCAATTGTTTAAGCTCTTCGTGAGGGCAATTTTCAATCGCGCATCCCGTAAATTTATCTTCTATAAAATGGAGCGCTTCCTCATTTTGAGTTTTCATTTCTTCCGCAATAACCACCTTCTCGATTTCCATATCGGCTGCGATGGCATTAACGGTTTCTTCAAAACTTGGCGAACCGAGCGTCAGGGCCAGATCGATTTTCTTGACCCCTTCCGGAATCGGAAGTCCAACGTCGGCGACGACGATCATGTCCGTATGGCCCAAATCGGCCAAAACTTTTGATATATGACTGTTCAGGATGCCTTGTTTTTTCATTTTACATTTGCGCCTCCACTTCTTGACGGTGCGGCATGCCGCCCTGCGCTCCAAACTTCGTTACGGACAAAGAAGCTGCGCGGTTCGCGAAACGGACGCTCTCGAAAATCGGTTTGCCCTCAGCAAGCGCAACGGCGAAAGCGGCGTTAAAGGTGTCTCCCGCGCCTGTTGTATCCACTACTTCCACCTTATAGGACGGAACGAGCACTTCGTTTAAGCCGTCAAAATAACGGACCCCCCTGCTGCCTTCAGTGATAAATAACTTGTTCGGATATTTGCGCAGCGCCTCGGAAACGCTTAGTGATGCAAACAATATTTTCGCTTCATGTTCATTTGGCGTAATGTATGCGGCATTTTCGATCACCTCTTCATCAAGCGGACGGGCCGGCGCCGGATTCAGCAGCAAAGGAATGCCAAGCTGCTTGCACGCTCTGCTGACATGGGTCACGGTTTCCACCGGGATTTCCTGTTGAATCATCACCATATCCGCCCCGTCAAAAGCTCCCATGGAGCGATCGATATATTCCGGCGTTACTTCATTATTGGCCGCTTTAACAACAACAATACTGTTATCCCCCTCAGCCAATATGATGTGCGCAGTTCCGCTCTCCATATGTGTAACCGGTTCCACATAGTCGATACAAACTCCATTGTGCTTAAAATTGTTCAAAATTTGCTCAGCAAAAGCGTCATCTCCCACGCGTCCAATCATGGACACTTCGGCGCCGAGGCGCGCTGCGGCGACGGCCTGATTAGCGCCCTTGCCTCCGGGAACGGTTTTGAAGCTTTCGCCGAGAACCGTTTCACCGGCTCCCGGACGTTTGGATGATGTGACGACCAAATCAATCGATGAGCTTCCCACTACAATAATTTTAGCCATATTGCTCCACCTTCCTCGTCGTTTCCCGCTCCGTAAACGTCACGGGCATCTGAATAATCCTATGATCAATATTTTCATTTTCCAGCAATTGAATCAAAAGGGCTGCCGATGCTCTTCCCATGTCATATGCAGGCTGCCGGATCGTCGTCAGCGCCGGGGTCAGAAGGCTGCTGAGCGGAATATCGTCAAAGCCGATAATCTGCACGTCTTCCGGCACCTTTTTGCCGAGCCGGAGCGCTTCATGAAGCACCGCTGTCGCTACGATGTCGTTACTGGCGATAACGCCGTCGGTATCGGGATACCGCTCGAACAGTTCCTTCGCCCAGATTCCGGCTTCCGTGAATGAAAACGATGTGGTCTGGATCACATTAAAGGCGATTCCTTGACTGCTCAGCATGTCAACCGCACCCTGGTAACGATCCAGTGCCGTCCGGATCGAGGCGGGACCTTGTATCACCGTGATCTGCCGGCTGCCGCGGGCAGCCATTTCATGGGCGGCAATTCTTCCGCCTTCGCGGCCATCCGCATATACCGATGGACGGTTATCCGCCGTCCGGTCGAGAAACACTACCGGAATTCCCAGCTTCCGGTATGTATCGGTATCCGGATGATTGGTAGAAGCAATCACGCCAACCACGTTATTTTGCACGAAAGTCTGGATGTATTCCTTTTCTTTATTTGCATTTTCATCGCTGTTGCCAAAAATAATCCGAAAATCATTCTCCTGCATCTCATCCTCCACCCCGCGCGCAAGCTCGGGAAAAAAGGGGTTGGTGATATCCGGAAGAAGCAGACCGATCAGTCTGGATTTTCGCTTATATAAGGATCTTGCTACCTCATTCGGCGTATAGTGCAGCTCTCTGATAGCGGTTTCAACCTTCTTGCGGGTATCTTCATGCACATAACCTGTCTCGTTGATCACCCGCGATACGGTAGCTACCGAAACGCCCGCGTGTTTCGCCACGTCTCTAATGGTTGCCATAATTTTGTTCTCTCCTCAATGTGGAACCGGTTACACTTATAAAATAGCACATCCTTTTTCGTTTGACAAGCTTAAGTTTCGATCCATAATCTGGGGCCTCTCCTATATTTACCCGTAACCCATTGCCTATATGAAGCGTTTATATGAATACAGCGCTTCCTGCTGCAAGTTATCCTCATGATATAAGAAAGTATCAACTTCAAGAAGACTATATCCTTATCTCGCAAGGAAAACAGCCACCAAAAGCGGTCTGTCTTCTACGAGGGTATGTCGATGGACGCTTGTAACTGGCCAGGAATCGCCATGACCATACGTATTGTGCGATGTTTTTTACTAAGAGAGAGGTGTTTTCATGCGCAAGCTTACTAGCTTTATGGGATGGCTGCTGTGCCTTGCGATTGTGGCAGGCTGCGGTTCCGACCAAGTTGAATCTGCGGAATATGGAAAAGAGCTTAACCATACAAGTATGGTCATTACCTCCGACGGTCTGAAATGGGATGTGGACAAAACAGCACCGTCATTTGAAGATACATTGAAACAGATGCCGTTTGAAGTCAAGCAAATCAAGCTTCCTTTCCCGCCTACGCATCAGGCGGCCAGCGTGATCAAAGCTCCGTTTGATATGATTCAGCTTACTTACGCCGATCTGCTGTACGGACAGCAAATCATTCTGGTGGAAAGCAATTCGCAGGACGATTCGGAGCCCAAAGGGAAACCGGGCCCCAAACTCCAAAATGGTACGCCAACCTGGATACAAAGCGATTCGCAGACAAGCGCGCTGTATTGGAAGGCAGACGGATATACATATTTGCTAATGTCGAACAAGGTGAAAAACGGTCATTTTGTACCGCTGTTCACCCCGAAAGAACTTGCGGTTATTGCCAGCTCCATGAAGTAAAAAAATACATATTGATTTTGAATGGTTAGAGTATCCGAGTTTGAAAAAATACGGATGAGAGCTATTATTGCTCTGACAAATTCACGTCCAGCCAAGGCATCAGAATTGGCAGAACATATTTGGCCTGCATCGCTCCGGTATGATCAAGACCGTCCAGAACCCGAACATCCCAACCGGCCTGCCGCAGCTCTTCTTCTTGATGAATTAGCGGGGACGCAATATCCACCAGAACATTTCCCCACTTCTCACCATACGCGATTTTGCCTTCGCTGCCCGCAAAACAAAGCCGTGGACAAGTAAGACGGGCCTGCGCTTGCCGATCATCGAATTGCCGCAAATGCCGATACAGCGTAGCGAACTGGCGCGTTTGCTTTTCGTTCATGCTTACTTCCACATTGGACCAATCGATATCCTCGCCTGTCTGCTTTTCTGGATTGGGGTTGTTTTGGTTCTGGTTCTGAGCGTCAACCGACATGCGATGGGTCGCTTCCGTAACTTTCAGCATCTGCTCGTAGGGACCGTTGATCGGCGGAAAGCCGCCCATGACCAGTGCCGCCAGACGTTCCGTCCGGATTGCCAGCTGGAAACCGCTTAGGGCAAGCCAGGAGTAACCGTAATAAGCAAAGTGCTCTAGCCCGGCTGCATCGGCAATCGATAAGAAATCGGACGCGATGTTGTCAGGCGTCAAAGTGTCGGGCTTGGGTGCCTGCAGCACATGCCCTTCATAATCGAAAGCGACAACGCGGTACTTTGCGCCAAGCGCCTGGATCAGTGTATATCCAAGTGCGGGATCCGCCCCCCACTTTCTCATCTCTTCCGCCTGAGCCCCTTCCATCGGAATCGGATTGACGGGCAATAACAGAGCTGGCCCTTCTCCTCGAATCATCACATCGATTGAATTGCCATCATGCAGCTCCACTTGAATCATGATTCTATCCCTCCTCGCTGTTCGTCTGCAAACGCATATTTGCCTGATTCAATGGAGTGAATCAGCCTGAGCGTATTTGCAATTTCGCTTTCCAAATAGTTTTTCCACAATCCGACCAGTTCCGGATGTTTCGAAGGATCGGTTGGCATTTCTTCCGTCGGCAGCGTGGTTAAAAATGCCGCCGATTCTTTCAGAGCGGACGCTCGGTTTTGAAGCAGGCGTATGACATGCGGCCGGGGCAGCATATCCATGTAGGCGATGCCTACGGCAAACGTCTGAATTTCAAAGTTTTGGAGCGCCGACTCCAAAAGGGATTTAAATTCGGCTTTCCCGACAGCAGTGATGCTGTATTCCGTGCGCGAAGGCCCCAGCTTGACCTGGTCGTTTGAAGCTTCCGTTCGAGTCATTCCCTGCGCCTCAAGTTTCTCCAAGGCATGATAAATAGATCCCGGTTTTACGTTCGTCCAGGTTTCGGCACGCCAGGAAGTCAGGTCATTATAAACCGCATAACCATGGCTGATGCCCCTTCGCAAAATCGATCCCAATACAAGCAATCTTACCGTCGACATTAAGGACGCTCCTTTCATCGGATTCAGCCTTAGTATAACGAACGATCTTAATCTAGTCAAATTTGAATAGTTAACAAAAAAAGCTCCCCTAAACAAGGAGAGTACCTCATTTAGGGGGATTTAACGCTTTTATTCCCATTCGATCGAAACGGCCGTGCCCTGCGGAGAACCCGGATGCTCGATAAAAACGGTCCCCGTTTCCTGATCATACGCAAAATGAACAGGTATTTGATCTCCTCAGTTCGGCATGCCCAGCTTGACGACTTCCTTGCCTTTCAACTGATCATTTACATATTTCATCGCTTCGTCGTAGCCGGTCTTTTTGATCTGATCACGCAGATCGTTAATCACTTTCAATGCATCCTGGTCCGATTTGGCGAATATCGCCTGCTTCCAAACATCGCCCATCTGATCCATGGATGGTTTGAGCGTTTCCCAATTCGAAGCTTTGGTAATGACATCCCCCGGGTTAAAAGCCGATATGATGTTGATTCCGTTCGGGCGCAATATTTTACGCGCATTGTCCATCGCGGCCAGGCGGTCCTGATCCGCCCAAATATCTCCACCCCCAACCGAATTGATCCGGTCCAGCCCGGTCATGTTTTCGAGTCCGATCCCAATCCCTTCGTTTCGCTTCACTTTACCGGTCGAATCTTCGTAGAATTTATCAAACCATTCCTGTTTCGCTTTCGGTTTGCCGTCGACCTTTTCCCAATGCACGCCCTCCACGCCGTAACGCACCAGCATGAAACCTTCGTCGGATGCGAGGAAGTCCAGCAGCTTGAGCGCAGCGTCGACATCCTTGCAATTTTTCGTAATGACCGTCACGTTATTGCCCTGAATCGACAAGTCCACGGGACGGTTCGGCTCCGCGCCTGCCCGCTCCAGCGGGCCGACCGGCACATACTCCGTACCCGGATGGGACTTCACGTAATCTTTGGACGCGTCGAGTATGGCGGGATAATGCGCGGCCAATACGGCAATCCGTCCCTGCTTAATCTTTTCGTTTGCGATCGGGTCCGTTTGGGTAAACACTTCCGGATCAAGCAGCCCTTCGGCAATCAGTTTGCGGTAGTACAGCGTATAGTCCTCATAGGCTTTGGTAAAAAACACATTCTCAAGGCTTCCGTCTCCCTTGTCTACGTAGCTGGTTCCATAAAACATGGTGTTCCCGATCCCTACCGCCCATCCGTCATGGAATCCGCCTAAAGGCATGACCGGCATGCCGTTTTCCGTCAGATTTGCATCCTTGATTTTTTTCAGGAATTGATACAAATCATCCTTCGTTTTCACTGCTTGCGGGTCTACGCCCACCTTTTCGGCAATGTCCTTGCGCACATAGAAACCGTACAGCCAATCATTGACGTCTTTTCCGGTCGCCGGCTGGTTTTGATACAGCATGTACTTTTTGCCGTCGATACCGCCAATTCCCTTTTCATACAGCGCTGGCGGGACATTTTCTTTGGCAAGCGCTTTGGCGAGGTTCGGGTATTTGTCGATTTTATCGGTGAGGTCCACCAGTTGTCCTTCCTTCGCTGCTTTAATGATCCCGTCCAGCTCCCCTCCCCATGCGGGTCCGGTGTAAATGTCCGGAAGATCCTGCGTAGCGAAAATCTGATTGACCTTCTCTACCTCGCTGCCTTTCGTATAATCGATCTTCATTTTGATCCCCGTCTTTTCTTCAATCGCCTGCGTAACCGGCGTCGTGTCGCCGTCCGGACCGGATGAACCGTTCCAGTTGTTCAAAATCGTCAGCGTCGTTTTCTTATCCCCTGAAGTATCTCCTCCGCCATTGTCTGCGCCACCTCCGCCGCATCCGTACAGCATACCGGTCAGCATGATGACCCCCATCAATGAACAGACCGCTTTGAAACGCAACTTAGCCATAAAAACCCTCCCCAAAAATAAAAGTGATATGATCAAGTTCCACAAGGGAACCTGTATCCGCTTCTGCTGCATATCCTCAGCCTTTAACCGATCCGATCATGACTCCTTTAACAAAATACCTTTGCAGAAATGGATACACGCATAAAATCGGGAACACCGTAATCACAAGCAGCGCCATTCGGAGTGATTCCGGCGTTGCGCCGGCCATGTTGACGTTGATGGTTTGTCCTCCCTGCTGTGCCGCCCTCTGCATTGCCGATGACAGCGCCTCGGCTTCGGTCAGCATCTGCTGCAAAAGCGTTTGAACCGGAATGAGATTTTTGTTCGAGACATAATAAGCGCCCGTAAACCAGTCATTCCAATGCGCCACTCCGATAAACAGCGAGATCGTCGCAATAACCGGACCTGACAGAGGCAAAATGATCCGCATGAATATTTGAAAATCATTTAATCCGTCAATCCGCGCCGATTCCTCGATCTCCTCCGGGATCCCCTGCAAAAACGTACGGATAATGACGATATGCATAAAGTTGAAAAGCATCGGGATCACGTACACCCAAAACGAGTTGATCAAGTGCAGCTTTTGCAGCGTGATGAAATAAGGGATGAATCCGGCGCTAAAAATCGTCGGCAAAAAGATATAGAAAGTGAAAAACGTGCGTCCGGGCAATGTTTTCTTCGAAAGCGCGTATGCCATCAGCGTGCACAGCAGCACATGCAGCACCGTTCCGATCACCGTACGCAAAATCGTAATTTTATAAGCCTGCCAAATTTGCTTGTTATCAAACACTTGAACGTAATTGTCCAAAGTGAATTTGCGCGGGAAAAAGTACAATGCGCCCAGCATCGAATCTTTACCGTCGTTTAACGAATAAACGAGAATGTAGATAAACGGATAGATCATCAAAAAGCCGAATAGAATCAGCATCATGTAATTGAAAAGATCGAATGTGGAAAATATACGTTTTCTCATGCCAGCCCTCCTTTAAAGTGCGTGTTCAAAAGCGGACTTTTTGAACAACCTTTTAAAACAGTGATACATCGCTGACTTTACGGGCGATCCAGTTCACGATCACGATCAGAACGAGCGCGATGCCGCTTTGGAACAGCCCGACGGCGGCCGCGTAACTGAGGCGACCCTGCTGTATGCCCGAGGTAATGACGTGAACATCCAGCACGCTGCCGATATTGGCCGTTGCCGGTCCATTTAGCAGAAGCAGCTGCTCAAAGCCGGCGCTCATCAAACTTCCGGTCGCAAGGATGAACAAAATCACCGCAACGTTGCGGATTCCCGGAAGCGTCACATGCCAGATTTGCCGAAAACGGCTGGCGCCGTCGATCTTGGCGGCTTCATACAGCTGCTGATCGATGCCGGCGATGGCGGCCATATAGATGATCGAGTTCCAGCCGATGTTTTTCCAGATGTCAGAACCGAGGATGAGCGGGTAAAACCAGGTTGTGTTGTACATGAATTGGACAGGCTGTACGCCGAATGAGCCGAGCAGGTCGTTCAGCGGCCCCCCGTACATGGAGAGAAGACGCTGCATCAGCGTAACGACGACGATCCAGGAGACAAAGTAAGGAAGGTAAGATAAGGTTTGGACCGTTTTTTTGAACTTCAGATTGCGGACTTCATTGAGGAGAATGGCCAAAATGATCGGCATTGGAAAACCGACAAGCAGCTTCATCAAGCTGATGATGATGGTATTCCGGATAATCGCCGTCGATTGGTAATAATCGAAAAACTGGTGAAAATACTTTAATCCCGCCCAAGGACTGCCGGTGAAGCCGCCGACAAACGTAAAGTCCCGGAAAGCGACCTGAAGCCCATAAAGCGGAACATAAGAAAAAATGAAAAACCATATGATACCGGGCAACATGAACAGATAAAACAGCTTGTGACGCCATACCCTTTTCAAAATCAGGGACGACTTCATGAACCTCACCTCTTTCTTGATGGTCTGTGATGGAACCAACCAGAATACAGTAAGCGCTCGCATTTTGTTCATTATCTGGTTCGGATGTTAGATCCCCTTTTGGTGTTTGTAAGACATTCGTTCCCTCCTTTGATGCTTGAACATTTTTTACATACTTTGGAATCATGATATAATATATATTAAACATATTCAATATGTTATGGAGAAAAAAAACGGCACAGGCGAATTTGCCTATGCCGCTTTTGAGGATATTTTTGCTAAATTCGATTCAGTTTCCCTTCGGTACAACAGCTGACGAACGAACTGTTTTCATGTACTGTCTCACTGCACCGCCGGAGGTTTGCCTGTTGTTTGCCCCGATACAAGTTCGGGCTTCAGCAGGATTTTGCTGTACTTCCGCTCCTGCCCCCCGCCGCTTCGGATGACATCCAGCAACGTCATGGCGGCCTTGCAGCCGATCTCATATTCAAACTGCTTGATATGCGTAAAAATACTGAATTCCTCCACGACGGATGTCGGCTCGTCAAAGCTGATAATCGACAAATCGCCCGGAACATCAAGCCCCGCCTGGCTGGCCAGCTGATACATTTGCACTCCAAGCTTGCTGTTTAAGGTAATGTACGCTGTCGCCATGCGATTGCGCATGTACCGGTAAAGCGGATGATTTTCGGCATCCTTCAAGCTGCGGATTTGAAAATCAGTGATAATATGCGCCGGATTAATCATCGCGCCTTTATTTTTCAAAGCCGTAATATACCCTTCGATCCGCTCCTGCACCGTTACGGTCTGAAGTGGGGAGTCCGAGCAAATCGCAATCTGCCTGTGTCCGAGCTCCCATAGATAATCTACAGCCAGCTCAGCGCCAAGCTTGCCGTCCGCTGCGATATAATCGGTTTCCACCCCGGGCAAAAAACGATCCATCAACACAAACGGATATCCGTTAAACTTCATACTCAAAATTTCCTCGTTGTAATGCTCCTCGTCGATCGGGAAAATCAAAATGCCCTCGGCCCCAATCGCTTTTAGCGTTTTTAGCGCCTCCTTCTCCTTTCCGATATCGCCCTCGGACAAAAGGATCATCACCCGGTATCCGTGTTTGGCAAGGGTTGTCTGTACTCCATTGATAAGCCGGATCCCGAAATAATCGAGAATCGAAGGAATAACCAGGCCGATCAGCCCGGCGATTTGATCCGGATTCGGGCTCTTTTCTTTCAACGATAACAGCGGAGCCACGGCAGCATCGTTTGCGGACGGCTGTTTCCCATGCCCGACGAAGCTGCCTTTTCCTGGAACCCTGTCGATGATCTGTTCGTCCGCGAGGCCTGAGAGCGCCTTAACAACCGTAATTTTACTGACGTTAAACTGCTGCATCAATTCTTTTTCCGTCGGTATCCGGTCTCCAGGCCGAAGTCCTGCGGTACGTATGAGATCGAGTATGTATTGTTGTATTTTCTGATATAAAGGTACGCGCGCATTCATGTTCATCAAAATCACCATTCTTTTATATATATTTGCTATATCAATATTTTAAACTACTATGAACTACATCGGAACAAAAGTTGATTTTATTTACGGCATTCCCTGTTCCTGCTCAGGCGTTTCTTTACAGTATACAAAGAAAAAATGCGGGATGTACCCGCATTTTCGCATCAAATTTTTTATTCAATTACATAACTTCGGGCGTCGGCGTAGGCGGCGCATATTTCCCCGTGGAGTAAGTTCCGTCAATAACCGCACGGATTTCTTTTACCGATTTGCCCTGTTTGTTCAGTTCGGCCACTGTCGTTGCCGTATCCACGCAAACGCCGCAGCGGGTTCCATGATCATCCCAGACGACGCTTCCATCCTCATTGGCATCCTTGATAAAACAATTCAGATTGCTTTTATGGCCTGCGCTTTCCCCGCACCCGCAATAGCAGGGGATGGAGCTGAGAATATCCTTCACACTGGCTGCTGTGGTGTATGCGGTTTTGAGTGAAGGATCCAGCGCATCCAAAAATGCCGGAAGCTTGTCCGTTCCTTGGGTCGTCTCCTGCAAATCGCCGTTCGCCGCGAGCTGCTGATGCTCGCCTACATGAACCGTCGCGGGTTCGGATTCATGCGAATCACCGGCTTCCTTCGCACCACAAGCCGACAGCAGCATGCTTGAAAGAATCACTCCGAGTATGGTCATCCGTGTTTTTTTCCCCAACATCATCTCTCCTCTACCTTTTGTTTCAAATGTATATCGCAGCAATAAATTTCCTAAAATATAGTATACCATCCTAGAGCATATTTTGAATCCTTTGCAAACATGCAATTCCTCTTTTTGCATAGGTTTGCCCCTTTAGGCGGAATTCCTCCTTTTCTTAATTGTAATCATTCCGTTTAAGGTTAACTTTTGCTATAATTGAATTAGCCAGTTTTAACACGGAACCAATAGAAAGGTGATCATATCCATGGAACAGTCCATCAATCCAATTGAAGAATGCGATGCAACCTGCATGGGCTCGGAAGAGGAGCTCAACCAAATCAAAGAAGGACTGATCGATGATCAAGCCGCCTCGCAGGTAGCCGACTGGTTTAAGGCTTTCAGCGACCCGACCCGCGTAAAACTGATCGATGCCCTGCTTCAGCGCGAGCTGTGCGTGCATGACTTGACGCTTCTGCTTGGCATGGGACAATCCGCCGTCTCGCACCAGCTCCGTTATTTGCGGAATCTCAGGATCGTTAAACGCCGCAAGGAAGGAAAAACCGTCTATTACTCGCTTGATGATACACATATCGAACAGATTTTTGTTCAAACCTTGCAGCACACCCAGCACGGGTAATTTGGCAGTAAAAAGAAGGATGCCCCTTAGGTCAACTTGGATCTCTCGGGACATCCTTTTCAAGTTTACGTATCACCGCGGTTTGAATACCTTCATGCGAAGTACGTATACACCAAGCAGCAATAACGGAAACAGCACGCTGTAGGTCAAATCGAGAAATGGCCAGTACCACATGATCGCATTATTATAGTAAGTGATATTCGGAGCAATACATAACGAAAGCACCATGACGAATATAGCACAGGGGAAGGCTAATACCTTATATTCCTTGAGTTTGAATATTTGACTTAAACCCAGGGTGAAGCCATAAAAAAACAATATGATCTTAAAAAAGATGGTGACGAACCACATGAGGGACAGGATCGCTTCAATCCTTTCCAAGAACTTTCCTATGCTGATCTTTTTCGCCAAAGCATAGCTTGGATACATATTACTCGCCGTTGCGTCCGCCCCCAATACGAGAATCGAGAGCAGAATCAACAGAATCAAAGCGATACCGCCGATCAACGCACCGGTGGTAAAGCTTTTCAATATATGCTTCGGTTGGTTGACATAAGGCATGATCATGAAAAATACAACAAGCTGTACAATAGAGAATGTAGACGATGTAATGGAACCCCGAAGGATTGGTATGAACCCCTCACCGAGAACGGGTTGAATATTCTCGAAATGTACCTGGGGCAGCAGAAACAGGATGAACAGGATAAAAAACAGGACGAATCCCGGGAAAAATATCTCCCCTGCCCGAGCAAACGTTTCGAGTCCAAGTCTTATGGCCATCACGATAATACACAAAAAGATGATGTGAATCGCCTGTATGGGCGTCTCCGGCATGCTTTGCGTGGTCATGAAATCACCGATTTCCCTGACATTCGCTGCCGCACATAGCAGGAAGTAGAATACAAACAACAGTGACAATACCGTTCCCAGCGTTTTCCCGAGTATTTTATTGTTAAATTGCACCAAGTTCATTTCGGGGTTAAGCCTCGCGATGACCGTGAACAAACAAACGACGAGCAGTCCAAAACCCACGCCCATAATGGTAGAGATCCATGCATCTTCTTTCGCTTCAAACGCCGTAGCCGACGGCAGCACCAAGATCGAATCGCCAACCGTAAACAGTATAACTAAGATTGAGAATTGCCGTAAGGATATCCTTCCGTTCTCCTGCATATTATTCACCCTTCTACTTCAAGTGACCATATATGATATTACTGATTGGCTTGTAAACCGCGATTACCAGATCTAAAGGGCTTGGGATCGGCCAATGCAGTCCCTGAGCTATACTCAATCCAGTCCCTATGATAAGCAGAATGGTAAATACCCATAACTCCTTGCGCAATTTCCTTTTGATTAGCGAGGGTATTTCAATCATCATGATAACCGCAGCTGCGGCAAGAATCCCTGTGATTACCCACATGATGGTCTTACTCCTTT
Encoded proteins:
- a CDS encoding PCYCGC motif-containing (lipo)protein, producing MLGKKTRMTILGVILSSMLLSACGAKEAGDSHESEPATVHVGEHQQLAANGDLQETTQGTDKLPAFLDALDPSLKTAYTTAASVKDILSSIPCYCGCGESAGHKSNLNCFIKDANEDGSVVWDDHGTRCGVCVDTATTVAELNKQGKSVKEIRAVIDGTYSTGKYAPPTPTPEVM
- a CDS encoding ArsR/SmtB family transcription factor, encoding MEQSINPIEECDATCMGSEEELNQIKEGLIDDQAASQVADWFKAFSDPTRVKLIDALLQRELCVHDLTLLLGMGQSAVSHQLRYLRNLRIVKRRKEGKTVYYSLDDTHIEQIFVQTLQHTQHG
- a CDS encoding substrate-binding domain-containing protein is translated as MNMNARVPLYQKIQQYILDLIRTAGLRPGDRIPTEKELMQQFNVSKITVVKALSGLADEQIIDRVPGKGSFVGHGKQPSANDAAVAPLLSLKEKSPNPDQIAGLIGLVIPSILDYFGIRLINGVQTTLAKHGYRVMILLSEGDIGKEKEALKTLKAIGAEGILIFPIDEEHYNEEILSMKFNGYPFVLMDRFLPGVETDYIAADGKLGAELAVDYLWELGHRQIAICSDSPLQTVTVQERIEGYITALKNKGAMINPAHIITDFQIRSLKDAENHPLYRYMRNRMATAYITLNSKLGVQMYQLASQAGLDVPGDLSIISFDEPTSVVEEFSIFTHIKQFEYEIGCKAAMTLLDVIRSGGGQERKYSKILLKPELVSGQTTGKPPAVQ
- a CDS encoding GerAB/ArcD/ProY family transporter; its protein translation is MQENGRISLRQFSILVILFTVGDSILVLPSATAFEAKEDAWISTIMGVGFGLLVVCLFTVIARLNPEMNLVQFNNKILGKTLGTVLSLLFVFYFLLCAAANVREIGDFMTTQSMPETPIQAIHIIFLCIIVMAIRLGLETFARAGEIFFPGFVLFFILFILFLLPQVHFENIQPVLGEGFIPILRGSITSSTFSIVQLVVFFMIMPYVNQPKHILKSFTTGALIGGIALILLILLSILVLGADATASNMYPSYALAKKISIGKFLERIEAILSLMWFVTIFFKIILFFYGFTLGLSQIFKLKEYKVLAFPCAIFVMVLSLCIAPNITYYNNAIMWYWPFLDLTYSVLFPLLLLGVYVLRMKVFKPR
- a CDS encoding ABC transporter permease, with the protein product MKSSLILKRVWRHKLFYLFMLPGIIWFFIFSYVPLYGLQVAFRDFTFVGGFTGSPWAGLKYFHQFFDYYQSTAIIRNTIIISLMKLLVGFPMPIILAILLNEVRNLKFKKTVQTLSYLPYFVSWIVVVTLMQRLLSMYGGPLNDLLGSFGVQPVQFMYNTTWFYPLILGSDIWKNIGWNSIIYMAAIAGIDQQLYEAAKIDGASRFRQIWHVTLPGIRNVAVILFILATGSLMSAGFEQLLLLNGPATANIGSVLDVHVITSGIQQGRLSYAAAVGLFQSGIALVLIVIVNWIARKVSDVSLF